From a region of the Danaus plexippus chromosome 8, MEX_DaPlex, whole genome shotgun sequence genome:
- the LOC116777057 gene encoding putative uncharacterized protein DDB_G0271606 has protein sequence MEMKTLLTVVLAVVLVCHGKPIVDNAKIMSGVFIPAETFKNLQDDAARNGLQDKSIITPNSEIDSQVRVNPSNQQQKEQNPINQQSVSLNQQPSQQQVLINQQPQQQQQISISQQPQQQAVAQPNQQVVYQTQPQQQAAAQPNQQLVYQTQPQQQAVGQQNQQLVYQTQPQQSSQQVISQPQQTQQVMSQPDQQTVYQQPQQQPPQTSQQIIVAQPNQQAVYQQPQPGQQVIIGQPNSQAVYHQGAPGQIVVGQPTYVNQQSRPVYISQPANQQPLLVNQQPNRGQPIYLAQPGQTVLVAQQPNQPSGQQQYLIGQPPQQTILVGQSGQIINQRPQQGNVYALVPVSSSNNPNLSQNQGGGTIYIPVQGSNQVFTVAS, from the exons ATGGAAATGAAAACTTTG CTCACCGTGGTATTAGCAGTTGTACTTGTTTGTCATGGAAAACCAATAGTGGATAATGCAAAGATAATGTCTGGTGTTTTCATTCCGgctgaaacatttaaaaaccttCAAGATGACGCAGCGAGGAATGGGCTACAAGATAAATCCATAATCACTCCAAATTCGGAAATAGATTCACAGGTTCGCGTAAATCCTTCAAATCAACAACAAAAGGAACAGAATCCAATAAATCAACAGTCAGTATCGTTAAATCAACAACCAAGCCAGCAGCAAGTTCTTATCAATCAACAACCTCAACAGCAACAACAAATTTCTATTAGTCAACAACCTCAACAACAAGCTGTTGCTCAACCGAACCAGCAAGTAGTTTATCAGACGCAACCACAACAACAAGCTGCTGCTCAACCGAACCAACAGCTAGTTTATCAGACGCAACCGCAACAACAGGCTGTTGGTCAACAGAACCAACAATTAGTTTACCAAACGCAACCGCAACAATCCAGTCAGCAAGTTATTAGTCAGCCACAGCAGACGCAACAGGTTATGAGCCAACCAGATCAACAAACCGTATACCAACAACCGCAACAACAACCACCTCAAACCAGCCAACAAATTATTGTAGCTCAACCAAATCAACAAGCTGTTTATCAACAACCACAACCTGGTCAACAGGTTATCATAGGTCAGCCGAATTCCCAGGCAGTCTACCATCAGGGAGCACCTGGTCAAATTGTTGTAGGTCAGCCGACATATGTAAATCAACAATCACGTCCGGTCTACATCTCGCAACCAGCTAACCAACAGCCATTATTGGTAAACCAGCAACCTAATCGCGGACAGCCCATATATTTAGCACAACCAGGACAAACCGTATTAGTGGCCCAACAGCCCAACCAGCCCTCGGGTCAACAACAGTATCTGATCGGTCAACCTCCCCAACAGACAATACTTGTTGGACAATCCGGTCAGATTATAAATCAAAGGCCACAACAGGGTAACGTGTACGCACTTGTGCCAGTCTCAAGTTCAAATAATCCAAATCTTAGTCAAAACCAAGGCGGCGGCACCATTTACATCCCTGTACAAGGATCGAATCAAGTTTTCACTGTTGcgtcttaa